Proteins encoded by one window of Rhodamnia argentea isolate NSW1041297 chromosome 6, ASM2092103v1, whole genome shotgun sequence:
- the LOC115757082 gene encoding plasmodesmata-located protein 6-like produces MSLSMLSLLLLLLLLPFSFLVSLSTSSFDSFIYVRCSQYKYSPGSPFETGVDSVLTSLVSSSASSSYNNFTIPGSTPSDTVYGLYQCRGDLTVADCSSCVSHAVSQLGTTCAGSSGSTFQLEGCLVRYDNTTFLGAQDKTVMLRRCGPLTGDANSDELTRRDAVLGYVGAGDGTYKPYRTGSSGSVQAVAQCVQDLSNGDCQDCLAEAIGQLKSDCGAAKWGDMYLAKCYVQYSDGNHTSGGQGTTDEEVEKTVVILIGLVAGVAVVIILLALTATMCERARGGKERWSKDCCFSYSIHVVGLQLFIKAPIIIHVYPLF; encoded by the exons ATGTCTCTCTCCATGCTctcgctcctcctcctcctcctcctcctccccttctCGTTCCTTGTTTCCCTCTCTACGTCGTCCTTCGACTCCTTCATCTACGTCCGCTGCTCTCAGTACAAGTACTCCCCTGGCTCGCCTTTCGAGACTGGCGTCGACTCCGTCCTCACCTCCCTTGTCagctcctccgcctcctcctcctacaACAACTTCACCATCCCGGGCTCCACCCCCTCCGACACAGTCTACGGCCTCTACCAGTGCCGCGGGGACCTCACCGTGGCTGACTGCTCCTCCTGCGTGTCCCATGCGGTAAGCCAGCTTGGGACCACCTGTGCCGGCTCCTCCGGCAGCACGTTCCAGCTCGAGGGCTGCCTCGTGCGGTACGACAACACGACGTTCCTGGGTGCGCAGGACAAGACCGTGATGCTCAGGAGATGCGGGCCTCTTACTGGGGATGCCAATTCTGATGAGCTGACAAGGCGCGACGCCGTGCTTGGGTATGTAGGAGCCGGGGACGGGACCTACAAGCCATACAGGACCGGTAGCTCGGGAAGCGTCCAGGCAGTTGCGCAGTGTGTGCAGGACCTGAGCAACGGCGACTGCCAGGACTGCTTGGCGGAGGCAATTGGACAGCTGAAGAGCGACTGCGGTGCCGCAAAGTGGGGCGACATGTACTTGGCCAAGTGCTACGTACAGTACTCGGACGGCAATCACACCAGCGGCGGACAAG GAACGACGGATGAAGAGGTCGAGAAGACTGTGGTCATCTTGATCGGTCTCGTCGCTGGGGTTGCGGTCGTGATTATCCTCCTCGCTTTAACAGCAACCATGTGCGAAAGAGCAAGAG GCGGCAA agagagatggTCAAAAGATTGCTGCTTTTCATATTCTATACACGTTGTTGGTTTGCAGCTTTTCATAAAAGCACCGATTATAATTCATG